One segment of Pangasianodon hypophthalmus isolate fPanHyp1 chromosome 10, fPanHyp1.pri, whole genome shotgun sequence DNA contains the following:
- the marc1 gene encoding mitochondrial amidoxime-reducing component 1, producing the protein MDFLVKLFAQNRRVALYMTGTAVALLGLALGYKYTRRQKKLTRVGVVSQLLLHPLKSGKAVCVPAAECVRMGLKCGELRDRHWLVITEDGHMVTGRQQPRLVLVSLTCEGGQVCLNAPEMEELRFPLHQPTNPIFKCRVFSSDTEGRDCGDEVSNWFTRYLAADKTLRLVHFEPQLKARIPPKNGFPKDEKVAYPDAAPVMLMSVASLNDLSSRLDSNISVCQFRPSIVASDCEPFSEDSWEHVQIGQVEMQRVMGCGRCIFTTVDPETGIFTRKEPLDTLRTYRLTDPAQKTAPILGQYYTVKKTGILHVGDPIYRITY; encoded by the exons ATGGATTTTCTGGTGAAATTATTTGCCCAGAACAGGAGAGTGGCTTTGTACATGACAGGGACAGCTGTGGCTTTGCTCGGACTCGCGCTCGGCTACAAATACACGCGCAGGCAGAAAAAGTTGACTCGAGTCGGAGTTGTGTCGCAGCTGTTGCTTCATCCCCTGAAGTCTGGCAAGGCGGTGTGTGTGCCTGCAGCCGAGTGTGTGAGAATGGGCCTCAAATGCGGAGAGCTTCGTGATCG TCACTGGCTGGTCATTACAGAAGACGGCCACATGGTAACAGGGAGACAGCAGCCTCGCTTGGTTCTTGTGTCTCTGACTTGTGAGGGAGGCCAGGTCTGTCTCAATGCTCCTGAGATGGAGGAGCTCAGGTTTCCCCTTCATCAGCCCACCAATCCCATCTTTAAGTGCAG GGTGTTTAGTTCAGACACCGAGGGCAGAGACTGTGGCGATGAGGTGTCTAACTGGTTCACTCGATATCTGGCAGCAGACAAGACCTTGCGCTTGGTGCACTTTGAACCCCAGTTAAAGGCCCGAATACCTCCTAAGAATGGCTTTCCTAAGGATGAAAAG GTGGCTTATCCGGACGCAGCTCCTGTCATGTTGATGTCGGTGGCTTCCCTGAACGACTTGAGCAGCAGATTAGATAGTAACATCTCTGTTTGTCAGTTCCGGCCCAGCATTGTGGCCAGCGACTGTGAGCCTTTCAGCGAG GACTCATGGGAGCATGTACAGATTGGCCAAGTGGAGATGCAGAGAGTTATGGGTTGTGGAAG GTGTATTTTCACCACTGTTGATCCTGAAACTGGAATATTCACTAGAAAAGAGCCACTGGACACTCTCAGAAC TTATCGGCTGACTGACCCTGCCCAGAAAACTGCACCAATACTCGGCCAATACTACACAGTCAAGAAAACTGGGATCCTCCATGTTGGTGATCCCATATACAGAATTACTTACTGA
- the susd4 gene encoding sushi domain-containing protein 4 isoform X3 produces MKGDRKTSLFVRTAISGQFLVILSIFPLQLVTAFAEPAIAEQFCRDPGVPEHGNRTPSSGVFFANAVARFSCLEGYRLKGASKITCVLFQNGSLGWRPSLKPVCLPDECLPPYIEDADVANKTYRPGDNLIIRCHEGFQIRYPDTDSMESVCQEDGTWDNQPICQGCLRPLIPPHSYLNISETQFSMPIGTIVYYQCFPGYKLEGAELLECMYSLIWSDVPPRCLDVEACPLPPMVEHGDYICHPQPCNRYIHGTVVEFYCDPGYSLVNDYKYITCQYGRWFPQMHIYCVRDETTWPGFQESLLHAWKPVAFTTSSVLLALFLVIIAKMSHCKCKSSRNSRTRGCQGSKHHNSGWSCHTSTFLRGGSQWFMLPAPTCASLCWSGIHTDLRRAGPSFISRAHRKSE; encoded by the exons ATGAAGGGAGACAGAAAGACGTCTCTGTTTGTCCGTACTGCGATCTCCGGCCAGTTTCTTGTGATACTCAGCATCTTTCCTCTTCAGCTGGTCACCGCCTTCGCAGAGCCTGCCATAG CAGAGCAGTTTTGTAGAGACCCGGGTGTTCCCGAGCATGGAAACAGAACACCAAGTTCTGGTGTGTTCTTTGCGAACGCTGTGGCCAGATTTTCTTGTTTAGAGGGATACAGACTAAAAGGAGCATCAAAGATCACCTGCGTTTTATTCCAGAACGGATCATTAGGATGGAGACCAAGCCTTAAACCAGTGTGCCTTCCAGACG AATGTCTTCCTCCATATATTGAGGATGCTGATGTTGCTAATAAGACCTACAGGCCAGGGGATAACCTTATTATTAGATGTCATGAGGGATTTCAGATCCGCTATCCTGACACAGACAGCATGGAATCAGTTTGCCAAGAGGATGGAACGTGGGACAATCAGCCCATCTGTCAAG GCTGCCTGCGCCCTTTGATTCCTCCTCATAGTTATTTGAACATCTCTGAGACACAGTTCTCCATGCCCATCGGAACAATCGTATACTACCAGTGTTTTCCAGGTTATAAGCTGGAGGGTGCAGAATTACTGGAATGCATGTATAGCCTCATATGGTCGGATGTGCCACCCCGGTGCCTTGACGTTGAAG CATGTCCCTTACCTCCAATGGTGGAGCATGGAGATTACATATGCCATCCGCAGCCATGTAACCGCTATATCCATGGGACTGTAGTGGAGTTCTACTGTGATCCTGGCTATTCTCTAGTGAATGACTACAAATACATCACCTGTCAATATGGGCGGTGGTTTCCTCAGATGCACATCTACTGTGTTCGAGATG AGACCACATGGCCTGGCTTTCAGGAATCTTTACTGCATGCATGGAAACCAGTGGCATTCACTACCTCAAGTGTGTTGTTAGCCCTGTTTCTAGTCATCATTGCAAAGATGTCCCACTGCAAATGCAAGAGCAGTCGGAATTCAAG AACGAGAGGATGCCAGGGGTCCAAACATCATAATAGTGGATGGAGTTGCCATACCTCTACCTTCCTACGAGGAGGCAGTCAGTGGTTCATGCTACCAGCCCCCACGTGTGCTTCCCTCTGCTGGTCCGGGATCCACACAGACCTCAGAAGAGCAGGACCCTCCTTCATATCCAGGGCCCACAGAAAGTCAGAATGA
- the LOC113538799 gene encoding signal peptide, CUB and EGF-like domain-containing protein 2: MDSYRPVISFIILISVHVGHTLRCACKEDLRTCISIHNMQADFKTAQKICMENGGKLLTPSSKIIDSLLFNTTGHFWIGAEGKCLSSSRNSQRDSETLNRGGEDVACSSQCMWVSSNRKFERPCEEQADGFLCDGIQWENCWEDTPSEVQILNKKDCSLAPCEHRCKNVPGGHMCSCLPRFRPSRKHPERCEYYCNSATCPQLCPTCECPEGFIKDEKQCTDLDECKSNHHNCAQKCRNTFGRYKCSCHEGFMLVNKSKCVPLIKPTPLTAMLGTPSVNYTLSHAAFATPAEYIGLTLFIILAISALIGLLYYLRKSKSDVLLKNSDAPDDTTVQEAQLHL; this comes from the coding sequence ATGGATTCCTACAGACCTGTCATCtcctttattattttaatctccGTCCATGTGGGACATACACTACGGTGTGCATGCAAAGAAGATTTAAGaacttgcataagtattcataaCATGCAAGCTGACTTCAAAACTGCCCAGAAGATCTGCATGGAAAATGGAGGTAAATTACTAACGCCATCGAGTAAAATTATTGACAGTTTGCTTTTCAACACAACAGGACACTTCTGGATTGGGGCAGAAGGTAAATGTTTAAGCAGTAGCAGAAATTCTCAACGTGATTCTGAGACTCTGAACAGAGGAGGGGAAGATGTGGCGTGTTCCTCACAGTGCATGTGGGTTTCTAGTAACAGGAAGTTTGAGCGGCCGTGCGAGGAACAGGCCGACGGCTTTTTGTGTGACGGCATTCAGTGGGAAAACTGCTGGGAGGATACACCGTCTGAAGTGCAAATTCTGAATAAGAAAGACTGTTCACTTGCTCCATGCGAACACCGGTGTAAAAATGTTCCTGGAGGCCACATGTGTTCCTGCCTTCCGAGGTTCAGGCCAAGCAGGAAACATCCTGAACGTTGTGAGTACTACTGCAACTCTGCCACGTGCCCACAGCTTTGCCCCACATGTGAGTGTCCTGAAGGCTTCATCAAAGACGAGAAACAGTGCACAGATTTAGACGAGTGCAAGTCGAATCACCACAACTGTGCGCAAAAATGCAGGAATACATTCGGAAGATACAAGTGCTCTTGCCACGAAGGGTTCATGCTGGTAAACAAATCTAAATGTGTTCCTCTTATAAAACCAACTCCATTAACTGCCATGCTTGGTACACCATCTGTAAATTACACGCTGAGTCATGCGGCTTTTGCCACTCCAGCAGAGTATATTGGTCTTACACTGTTTATCATTCTGGCAATATCTGCTCTGATTGGACTTCTGTATTATTTGCGAAAAAGCAAATCTGATGTACTTCTAAAAAATAGCGATGCTCCAGACGACACCACAGTTCAAGAGGCACAGTTACACCTGTAA
- the susd4 gene encoding sushi domain-containing protein 4 isoform X1, whose product MKGDRKTSLFVRTAISGQFLVILSIFPLQLVTAFAEPAIAEQFCRDPGVPEHGNRTPSSGVFFANAVARFSCLEGYRLKGASKITCVLFQNGSLGWRPSLKPVCLPDECLPPYIEDADVANKTYRPGDNLIIRCHEGFQIRYPDTDSMESVCQEDGTWDNQPICQGCLRPLIPPHSYLNISETQFSMPIGTIVYYQCFPGYKLEGAELLECMYSLIWSDVPPRCLDVEACPLPPMVEHGDYICHPQPCNRYIHGTVVEFYCDPGYSLVNDYKYITCQYGRWFPQMHIYCVRDETTWPGFQESLLHAWKPVAFTTSSVLLALFLVIIAKMSHCKCKSSRNSSEEREDARGPNIIIVDGVAIPLPSYEEAVSGSCYQPPRVLPSAGPGSTQTSEEQDPPSYPGPTESQNDAPLDTGDADTCDSISEPSECLQAMHPSSSHDVGLSNVSEKTNVITSMEETASTSPSIDIADEIPLMDGGEEDF is encoded by the exons ATGAAGGGAGACAGAAAGACGTCTCTGTTTGTCCGTACTGCGATCTCCGGCCAGTTTCTTGTGATACTCAGCATCTTTCCTCTTCAGCTGGTCACCGCCTTCGCAGAGCCTGCCATAG CAGAGCAGTTTTGTAGAGACCCGGGTGTTCCCGAGCATGGAAACAGAACACCAAGTTCTGGTGTGTTCTTTGCGAACGCTGTGGCCAGATTTTCTTGTTTAGAGGGATACAGACTAAAAGGAGCATCAAAGATCACCTGCGTTTTATTCCAGAACGGATCATTAGGATGGAGACCAAGCCTTAAACCAGTGTGCCTTCCAGACG AATGTCTTCCTCCATATATTGAGGATGCTGATGTTGCTAATAAGACCTACAGGCCAGGGGATAACCTTATTATTAGATGTCATGAGGGATTTCAGATCCGCTATCCTGACACAGACAGCATGGAATCAGTTTGCCAAGAGGATGGAACGTGGGACAATCAGCCCATCTGTCAAG GCTGCCTGCGCCCTTTGATTCCTCCTCATAGTTATTTGAACATCTCTGAGACACAGTTCTCCATGCCCATCGGAACAATCGTATACTACCAGTGTTTTCCAGGTTATAAGCTGGAGGGTGCAGAATTACTGGAATGCATGTATAGCCTCATATGGTCGGATGTGCCACCCCGGTGCCTTGACGTTGAAG CATGTCCCTTACCTCCAATGGTGGAGCATGGAGATTACATATGCCATCCGCAGCCATGTAACCGCTATATCCATGGGACTGTAGTGGAGTTCTACTGTGATCCTGGCTATTCTCTAGTGAATGACTACAAATACATCACCTGTCAATATGGGCGGTGGTTTCCTCAGATGCACATCTACTGTGTTCGAGATG AGACCACATGGCCTGGCTTTCAGGAATCTTTACTGCATGCATGGAAACCAGTGGCATTCACTACCTCAAGTGTGTTGTTAGCCCTGTTTCTAGTCATCATTGCAAAGATGTCCCACTGCAAATGCAAGAGCAGTCGGAATTCAAG TGAAGAACGAGAGGATGCCAGGGGTCCAAACATCATAATAGTGGATGGAGTTGCCATACCTCTACCTTCCTACGAGGAGGCAGTCAGTGGTTCATGCTACCAGCCCCCACGTGTGCTTCCCTCTGCTGGTCCGGGATCCACACAGACCTCAGAAGAGCAGGACCCTCCTTCATATCCAGGGCCCACAGAAAGTCAGAATGATGCTCCATTGGACACTGGAGATGCTGACACATGTGACAGTATCTCAGAGCCATCAGAGTGTCTACAAGCTATGCATCCATCTTCTTCACATGATGTTGGGTTGAGCAATGTATCTGAGAAAACCAATGTGATCACCTCCATGGAAGAAACTGCTTCTACGAGTCCCAGCATAGATATTGCTGATG AAATTCCTCTTATGGACGGTGGTGAAGAGGACTTCTGA
- the susd4 gene encoding sushi domain-containing protein 4 isoform X2: MKGDRKTSLFVRTAISGQFLVILSIFPLQLVTAFAEPAIEQFCRDPGVPEHGNRTPSSGVFFANAVARFSCLEGYRLKGASKITCVLFQNGSLGWRPSLKPVCLPDECLPPYIEDADVANKTYRPGDNLIIRCHEGFQIRYPDTDSMESVCQEDGTWDNQPICQGCLRPLIPPHSYLNISETQFSMPIGTIVYYQCFPGYKLEGAELLECMYSLIWSDVPPRCLDVEACPLPPMVEHGDYICHPQPCNRYIHGTVVEFYCDPGYSLVNDYKYITCQYGRWFPQMHIYCVRDETTWPGFQESLLHAWKPVAFTTSSVLLALFLVIIAKMSHCKCKSSRNSSEEREDARGPNIIIVDGVAIPLPSYEEAVSGSCYQPPRVLPSAGPGSTQTSEEQDPPSYPGPTESQNDAPLDTGDADTCDSISEPSECLQAMHPSSSHDVGLSNVSEKTNVITSMEETASTSPSIDIADEIPLMDGGEEDF; the protein is encoded by the exons ATGAAGGGAGACAGAAAGACGTCTCTGTTTGTCCGTACTGCGATCTCCGGCCAGTTTCTTGTGATACTCAGCATCTTTCCTCTTCAGCTGGTCACCGCCTTCGCAGAGCCTGCCATAG AGCAGTTTTGTAGAGACCCGGGTGTTCCCGAGCATGGAAACAGAACACCAAGTTCTGGTGTGTTCTTTGCGAACGCTGTGGCCAGATTTTCTTGTTTAGAGGGATACAGACTAAAAGGAGCATCAAAGATCACCTGCGTTTTATTCCAGAACGGATCATTAGGATGGAGACCAAGCCTTAAACCAGTGTGCCTTCCAGACG AATGTCTTCCTCCATATATTGAGGATGCTGATGTTGCTAATAAGACCTACAGGCCAGGGGATAACCTTATTATTAGATGTCATGAGGGATTTCAGATCCGCTATCCTGACACAGACAGCATGGAATCAGTTTGCCAAGAGGATGGAACGTGGGACAATCAGCCCATCTGTCAAG GCTGCCTGCGCCCTTTGATTCCTCCTCATAGTTATTTGAACATCTCTGAGACACAGTTCTCCATGCCCATCGGAACAATCGTATACTACCAGTGTTTTCCAGGTTATAAGCTGGAGGGTGCAGAATTACTGGAATGCATGTATAGCCTCATATGGTCGGATGTGCCACCCCGGTGCCTTGACGTTGAAG CATGTCCCTTACCTCCAATGGTGGAGCATGGAGATTACATATGCCATCCGCAGCCATGTAACCGCTATATCCATGGGACTGTAGTGGAGTTCTACTGTGATCCTGGCTATTCTCTAGTGAATGACTACAAATACATCACCTGTCAATATGGGCGGTGGTTTCCTCAGATGCACATCTACTGTGTTCGAGATG AGACCACATGGCCTGGCTTTCAGGAATCTTTACTGCATGCATGGAAACCAGTGGCATTCACTACCTCAAGTGTGTTGTTAGCCCTGTTTCTAGTCATCATTGCAAAGATGTCCCACTGCAAATGCAAGAGCAGTCGGAATTCAAG TGAAGAACGAGAGGATGCCAGGGGTCCAAACATCATAATAGTGGATGGAGTTGCCATACCTCTACCTTCCTACGAGGAGGCAGTCAGTGGTTCATGCTACCAGCCCCCACGTGTGCTTCCCTCTGCTGGTCCGGGATCCACACAGACCTCAGAAGAGCAGGACCCTCCTTCATATCCAGGGCCCACAGAAAGTCAGAATGATGCTCCATTGGACACTGGAGATGCTGACACATGTGACAGTATCTCAGAGCCATCAGAGTGTCTACAAGCTATGCATCCATCTTCTTCACATGATGTTGGGTTGAGCAATGTATCTGAGAAAACCAATGTGATCACCTCCATGGAAGAAACTGCTTCTACGAGTCCCAGCATAGATATTGCTGATG AAATTCCTCTTATGGACGGTGGTGAAGAGGACTTCTGA